In Mugil cephalus isolate CIBA_MC_2020 chromosome 11, CIBA_Mcephalus_1.1, whole genome shotgun sequence, the genomic window CAATAAAAACTGCTAAATGAGctaatagtgtatatttaactggtattttgtcatttaatttcagaaaagtGTCAACTGAGTCTCGTCCACGACGATTatgcagcttttttatttttggcagattttaaataaaaactgaattcattttatgTTGAAAGCGGGAAAATATAACGAGACAactgctgcaggagaaggaCAAATGTCCTCACGAGTGTGCCCGAGCTTCAAAGGGCCACCGGAGGCGTCAAGACACGTTTTGCTTCCTGTGAAGTGACACCAGACACGCGTGGAAAACAAATGGCCCCCCGAGCAGCTGGGGTGGTGGTGTGGATCAATGCTAATTACGAGGAAACAAACGTGGACATGTGCTGCACGAGGTTTTCAGACGCGACGGAAGTTATTTTAGAAAGAGGTCAGATCTGATGGGAACTATTTATGCTGCAGTTGTTGAAGAAGCAGCGGATGTTTCTTCTTGTGCAGAAGTTGTACAAAAATCCAGTCACAGTGGACACATATAGAGGAAGAAATGGTTGTTCCGCATTTTTCAGGAATGCAACAGAGAAGGTGACTGGAGGTAATAAAGTGAACTTCAGCTGCGTGGTTGATTTAAATGATCTTAAACTAGTCAGATCTGTATTATCTTTGAGTCTCAATGAATAAAGAGCAACAAAAGCATCTTTGATGTCTTTGAACTAAGAACTGCTGCTGAGATCTTTCACCTCATGGCCACACTTCACACCTGGAGGATGTAGCTCTGCAGGAgacccccccttccctccctccctccattcctCCCCAGACTGTAAACTGAGCTGTCACTGAAGCCTCCAGTTTGCTTCCGATTTTAAAAGAATcacttcacagttttttttttcattttaagaaatgtttttttattttttgttataaaAAAGAATACTTCTCACCATAGGGagacatcaaaataaattaatgtgcAAAATAGACAAGATACAGAGAGAATACATGTAATGTATGGTACACAGAGCCACAGATGTCACACGTCCCAGCGGACATCAAGGCACACGGGGTTGTTGGTGAGGGGCTGTGTGGGGCTCTCCCGGCCTCAGAGCCTGAGGTCCCAACACCTGGAAATGTGACGGACGGACACTCGATCATTATCCACTTCAGAATCACACTCTGGCATCACGACGGCACATGCAGCGGAAGGTCTGAGCAGGAGAATCACATGGACTCCGTGGTACTCACCTCTTCACGTGCTCTTCAAGCACAGCAGCAAACCCAGCTGGGACGATCAGTCTGGGGGAGTCCCTGTGCCTGTGGGCGGGTTAAGGCGGCTGCCCCGCTGACTGAGCTCATTCACAAGCATTAAATAAGAGTAGAGAGTAAACCCTATCACACATACAGCACGAGTACAAAAAGagatttttacattatttacaggCTTACAAGACTACAAATATTGCAAATATTCTTCGGGAACGATATATTGACGGCACCAGTGAATATGAGTGAGTTGTTAGTCATTTATAGTTCTGAAGTCACTGCCTGGTGATCAGGGCCAGGGCCTCCACAAAGTCTGGCTAACAGGGCAGCTCTGGGACGAGCTCCGCTTGGTCGCCCGCCTCTCGGCCCTGATCTCAAGCTGACTTTGTCTGTGAGGCTGCTGGGGAGCCCTGGAGGAGCTCTGCTGGACCGGACGTCGATACGGATGAGCCGAACCGCTCACCCCGACGGCCCGCGTGTGCAGCCTGTGCTCTGACTTCTGCTTCAGCATCCGGAGGATGGACTGAGTGTGCGGCAGAGAGCTGGGGGTTCTGCTTCGGACGCCCGCAGAGTCAGAGTCTGAGCGCGCGAAACGGGCAGAGAACGACGCGTCCAGCGCCAGTCCGAGCCACACGCCTTTCCCCTCCGGTCCCAGGAACTGAGTCGCTTTCTGCAGGCAGCTGGAGAAACCCTCCTGGAAGGATTGTTTCTggcctccacctccagctcgtGTCTCGTCGCCTTTGGCGGTGttctggaggaagaggacggcGTGCTCCAGTATCTCAGCTTTCTCCACTCTGTGCTGAGACCCACCCTGAAAGAAAGCAGCGAGAGGAGTTAACAGGCTGTCCTTCCACTCAAAGAACCCTGAACGCATCCCAGGTTCTGACCGAGGGTTCATTTCTCCTCAAGTATCATTTAGTCTTGGAAGTTTTTTTTCACCTGTTGTGGCTCCTGCAGCAACATGGTCCTCAGACTCTCCAGACTTCGGTTCATTCTCTCCCTCCTACGTTTCTCCACCTGGGATTTTATGAACtagaaaaagcaaagaaagatgGAATATTAGATGAATGACCCCAAAAAATGTAAAGCATGTGGTTTCATTTGAATGTCACttactttgttttaaatattgtatttcCTAAACAATTTAGTATTTAAGTCACATTAGAATCTCAGCTCAAGTCTGCGTAAAAAACACTTAATACCACAAGTATTATGATATATTTTACCTTTCTGTCGTTTGTTGCATCCGAAGATTCCTGTAACAGCTTCATAGTGGACGATGTTCCAAAAGTCTCTCCTTAATCCAACAGCGTCCTTCACAGTCAACAACCGATCGGGAAATGAGCCTCTTGACCCTCACGCCTCTTTTAAGGCCCGTCGGCCAGAGGACTCCTCCTTCTGTCGCCACCACCAGGTTTTACAACCGGGACCAACTTCCACACACCCTCCCCCCCGTCCTCTGTTCCGCCGGTTTAATTGGATTTGAATTATTAGATATAAGGTCGCAAACACGTGCGTAAAAAGACGTGCGTAAAATAGCGTGAACATATTGGAATGTGAAACCTCTTATTAAAACCTACAAACATAAgcttcagttttgcttttctttttgtgactCTCATTCTCCCTGTGAACCAGAGTAGAGGATAAACTGTGAATAACTAAGGAACCATCTTTTCGGTCGTGGAAtgtggacgttttttttttttgcacgattaaaaaaaaggagaaacaacacACTCATTCTGTAACTCCCTCTTTAAATGTCATATGGTGATTTGAGGTGACAGCTTCAGAATGAGTTGGCGCTTCTGTAAATTTGTTTAGTTGGAccataaatgacaaaaaacattgCGCCATATTCTCCAAATTTAGAATTAACGTCCCGCGTGTTTCTATCGGCGTTGTTCGTTGGAAGTGACCGGtcagcatttgttttcagcGCCTCTTTCATTTGCCAcgtattttcttttctattaaaaGAAACTGCGCGCTCACGTGGCGAGTGCCGACACCTCCTCGTGCACCTTTTGCATTTGTTAGTCAGAAGAGTGCTTCGCCCTTTGCGTTCACACCTCCGCGTCCCACGCGTGCCATTTGGGGCCGGCAGTCTCGTGCTGGAGCCCCGCAGTTGTTCGTGAAAACCCTTTGATGCCGCGGCGCACCGTGGGAAAGCCCGGCGGGTGCAGTCACGCACGCGTGACGAGGCTTTTAATTCAACACGTGGAGCCTTTTCGACTCGGAGACACGCAGCCTCACAGGTTCCTTTCTTAAGCAAATTAATTAGCATTATTAATTAAACCATGCGCCACGTTATCACATATTCCAGCTTTTtggttcatttgaatttcagtgCGTAAAACTGGATAACAGTGAATTTTAGTCAGTTAAAGCACATAAACATATCAGTAGCCTGTGCAGAGAGAAGCTTTCATTCGGTCAAAGTTTCTATGTCCGTATCAGCACCTATTGGCCTGACATCCACAAAGTACTGCAGGGAGTATTCAGACCCTTAACATGGGTTTAAATTGTgcttttaacattaaatcagGGAGAAAAGGATGAATATTAAAGGctatgtctgtttttattaaacggggaacacacaaaatataaaatacaagtaaatcCACCAGTTATTAAACATAAATCTATGACCGACTTGTAGTTTACAGCCACTAAAGGATTTATGCTTCAGTTCAAACCACATGTTCctgtacaatacaatacaacataATTTACCCCGGTTTACCCCGGTTTAACTAACCTTGACTGAAAACTGGTCACATCACAATCCAGCTAATCGGGCAAATGAATCTGATTGTGGGACTTTgtcaaacaaactaaaagaaaaaagaactacAATCATATATATATCTGGGAAAATACACTCCATAAATAAAATCCAGTTAATCAGATGAAGTTATTTTGCAGGAACGTGCAGTTATCGGTTTAGCAGTTAGCagacaaactaaaaaataaataataataaaaatacatataaaaacatttccgTTGTGCCATTTGAGTGTTTTAAAATCATAATTTATCTAATTATATCATTTTAAACAAGTTTGTTTAGTCCATGAATCCCTTCATGGTCTGGATGAGGAAGTTCCAGTAAAGAACGGTTAAATTTAAGCTGATTTCACCAGCAACATATTATTTCCAACGTCTGTGcacattaatgtgtgtgtgtgtgtgtgtgtgtgtgtgtgtgtgtgggtgcgcaTATTCAAAGAGCAAACATTGTGCAAATATGTGACAACCTGCAGCTGCTTGTGAATACAGAGAGTCTTTATTGTAAAAGAGGTAGAGAGAATACAGGTGTTTCACTGTACAGAAAAAAGACAGCACTGTTGATACACTCATTCAAACCATTTATatggactcacacacacacacacacctcattcACTTTACAGGGACACGCAAGCCCagtagaaaaacagaacaaaacagagaaacaaacacacaaagtcttTGGATTTTTCTCTATTGCCCTCTCATTCAGTTAATGCATTCTCTCCTTCGGGAGctgttaaaaaggaaaatagtcGTAGcactaataataaaagcaataataatattaataataatgatatagtGTGCTAAAAACAATGATAATGCAgtcccttccccttcccctccccaaCCACAAACATCTCAGTAACAAGTCAAAAGTAGTGGAAAACAAAACCCCCACGAGCCCGATAAGAAAACCACACCTgcatgcacacaacacacacacacacacacacactcacacaaccGTCTGTGCACTCAGCTAATCACACGAACACCGTAAAGGAAAACGACATTTTacggacatttaaaaaaaataaccaaacccaacaaacaatatacaaacaaaaaaaacgaaacaaaactgCAGCCGAGTGGGAAGTGTGATatcattctttctgtctttttccgCCGCTGTCCATCTGTGCCAGTGGGGCCGAGCCGGTGGGGGGGGCATCAGTCAGAGTTGTCCGAGTGGTCGCTGTGGGGCGAGGCGCCGGACGGGGGCGAGTTTCGGCCCTGCCAGTTCCCGTTGGCctgaggagcagaaagaaagaggaggaggggaattAAAGAGAAGTCTGGAGGGAGGAAAGCGACGGTTGGTTCGTCCAGTAAATCACCCGTGACTTCGCCCTCGAACGCAAACACACGAGGACAGAAATACAGCAGAGTGAAACCAACGTGGATCAGTGGTCTGTTAATAGcagttaaataaagaaaatgtgcGTTTCACATTGTGACCAGATGTTTTATTGTCGTGAAGTAAAAAAACTCTCACCTTGAGTTCTGTCTACAGATCCAGACGAGCTCAGAGACGCTGCCATAAGTTTCACTCGTTTCCTTCGTTCATTCAAAATGCTCTAAATGTAACTTCACTATAATAatagtgaataaataaacacgtcTGATTAAAGTATTGAATATGAGTCCAGCATGATTCTGTCACTGAAAACTCATCGTGTGTTtaatcaaactaaaactaaaattacGCAAATTACAGAAGGTTTTCAGGGTTCAGTTGTAATTTCAGCTTTGTACAAGTGTACAAAGTCTCTAAAAAGattttacagcttgttccaaaatataaATCAACTCCTCAAGTCACGATTCACACACAACTGGTTCCGATCCAGAAAGCAGTTGATAGAAACATCCACTGAATAAAGAACCCAAAcatgagatcagatctcaggtTCCGACTGGGGACACATGTGGTTTGATGCAGTTTTACTCAAAGCTGGACACCAGCAGGTCTGGTGTTAAAGTCTGGACTGACCTTAGTTCTCAGCTCGTATGAAGAGCAGCTTTAATCCACTGGTAAACAGGTTCATacacatttgagtaaatagttgtatATCATGtatcataaataaatgatgttttcattattctgaatatatatgctTTTACatcaccaaataatttccagaTTAAAGCAAAATAATGTAGCTCATACACATAAgttaagttttttaaaaaaatattaagttgCACATGAACAGCTGAACGACCTGATGTTACATCAGACTTGGCTTCACCAGGATTCATAAACATCTTGTAAGTATTCAAACACTTTAAgtcaaatgaaacaataaatgaataaatcacaaATGACTAACTAATTACGCTCAGTGATCATAAAAGACATTTTGTCTGTTGTcagacacgtgtgtgtgtgtgatgtttgtgtgaTGTCACATTGTGTCGTGTTCTTTTGTTGTGAGAAACAAGAGTCTTGGATGTGAGACAGACTTCAGGAGGAATTCTGCTGTGATATTACACCGTGATGAAACGAGCTGAGCTGCTCTAGAGCAGATTTCAACAATGTCTGACTGAACGGAAACCGATGGAAACACTGAGGGTGTGATTGTAGAAAACAGAAATTCAGGGGACACGACATAACACAACAGTTCAGACTGGAAACTTGTGCTAAGCTGCACTTTGTGTGCACTGCTTTACATTTACTctgtacacatttatttattgtaacggtgtttttattcataagtTTTTACGTTTATATGTTCTTATGACCCAGTTACTCATTGTTACACGTTTTCCTGATATTTGTTTCGAGCTGTAAACTTTTCATGCAGGTCACGTTGCCCGAAGCTGCGTCTGTTTTGTGCTCCAGTGAATAAAGACGTCAGCACGTCTGTGTTTTTAGGATCAACTCCCAAACTAGACTCAACTATCTGGGTCAAATCTACTATAGGTTTGCGTCCAAATTCACTGtgcgtgcaaaaaaaaacaaaaacaaacacacaaagtgatTTACAAATAGCTCATTAACATCCAGTTAGCATGTTTATCTCAATGAATGTGTAATATGGGCTGTATACAGACAATTTTGCATGTGCtgggaggagaaaaagcaaatatattattttagcAACCTGAAAGTAATTTTGCATCTATATTCAAAAGGTTTGTGCTACGTGTAACTGTGCACACATGGATGTTGTTATCGTTTCTCCATTTTGTTTCCCCatgaaacacattctttttttttttttattctgtaaatatccACACGCTGTGTGGGCCTCTGTTATTTGTCACATGCGCCGTGTCTTATAATTATATTCAGATGCTTTTAGCTGTAACTccataatgtgtttattttccttttcagctGAAACGTTTCATGTAACGACATCAAATGTCACTGTGTGCTTGCAGTCTCGACGCTGAACACCAGCGGTGAACGTAAAACCCTCATTTATACACGGCTGTTTGCACACGCTGTCATTTACGTTTAGTAAATCActcacaaactgcagctccgGCCCACATGTAAACTCTTAGTAGACCTGGCCCTCTGTGCGTTCACCAGCGTCGTGGATGAAAACAGTGGAGGTTTATCCCCCGTGAGTAATAATTAAACCCACCTCCAGCTACATGGACGTGGTTCTGACATTAAACCACAGAATACGAACAGTCTAAACACTCGGACTGTGTGTGCGTCTTCACATTTACCTGCACTCCCATCGGGTAGGCGGACTGCTCGCCGTTCACAGGTGGAACCCCGAGGAACAAGTCGGCCGACCCAGACAGCGAGAAGGAGCCCGACCCTGAAGGGAGACACGGATTTAATGTCGGTGGTCTGGGCTGTGACGCTAACACACATTTAAGTCAATCAACAAATCAGTCTGGACATGTTAGCACGACTTAAAAGCGCTGAGAAGCTAGAcactaaatataatttataatgaTGTTAATGTAGATCAAGGTTCAAGTTTTATCAGAAAATTTAactgatgttgtgttgttttacacTATGCAACACTAAAATTACACCTGTAGGCCAAATAAAAtcgtttttaattattatttttaattgtattaaattaaaaaacaaacaaaaaaaaaacatgctggtTTAAATCTGAGCGTGTTTTGTTCCACGTGGGGTAAAAACATTTCCATGAGGGATaaaaacatggaggtagaaacaCAAGCAGTTGTTGAAACAAAGATTAATCGAGCTGGAATCCGTGTGGACGGCAACGCTGAAAAcgtggaattaaaaaaaacatcttcttctactctatCAAGTCAGTTtggtcaataaaaaaacaaaaatgttcctGTTCCATTTCCTGCTAAATAGCAGCCGAACAACGTGGCCCCAAAAGTATCTTAAATTTGGCATTTTAGAATTAAAAGTAGTCAGGTTGAAGACATATTATCCATATCACAATGGTATTTAACATTAATGgacattttgtatttgaaaaGCTCTACTGCTAAAATACATGGTGCCAAACAGGATCTACAGTTTATGCAGTCAGGGTGATGTATATTGTTTTCCTGTCCTTTGTTTTCTACCTGTTGTTGTcttggttttctgtttgtggcacatgcattgatttttatttatttattttcatgttgtgcTGCAGCCtgtaaagttgaaataaataaaaaatctgagtCTCTCCTCGTACCTGTGGAGTTGGGAGTGTGCGGGGAGTCGTCGCCCTGTCGGCCTCCTAAGGCCGTCTTCATGGCGTAGAGGTTGGCCTCCTCCTGGAACTTGCCAATGTTTTTCTTGTAGCGGATTCTCTTATTGCCAAACCAGTTGGAGACCTTtcgaggacaaaaaaaaacaaaaaaatgttaaaaatgcatcGTGCAAAACACTCgggacttttcttttttttttttcctgcttgtttCTTTGAGGTCGTTTTACCTGAGACACAGTGATTCCACACGATTTGGCAAGTTCCTCTTTGGCTTCTTCGCTGGGGTACGGGTTGGACAGGTGGGAGTAGAAATACTCATTCAGGACCTCGGTGGCCTGTTTGCTGAAGTTACGCCTTTTGCGTCTGAGGATGCACAAAGAGATGACGAgtattagatttattttttcttgcatttttgtcagaattctacttctttttttttgttttttttttttttaaacaaacacacctggCGTCCAGGAAGCGGGACCTCAGGATCATGACGGCCTCGCAGGTGCTCTGCTTCAGCTGGGTCTGGATGGAGCTGAACTTGCGGTGGATGATGCCCACCATGCGCTCGATCTCCCGCGGGGTCACGGGCCGTGTGCGCGACTGCTCCCTCAGCAGGTTCATGACGTGAGTGGTGAACTCGGTGCACGCCTGCGTGGAGCCGACCAGAaaggagacacacaaaaaacacccaGAATTAACCTGTGAAGCTAattcatttacatatatatttatatattcagaTTTTTGCACAATAAAACCTGCTGAAAATGTGTTATTAATTGTTCTGGTTAGTAAACATGTAGGTGCGTCTGTGACACGTAATGAAGCagctctgcagaaaaacacatgttgttGCTAATGTGTTAACTGTAAACAAAGGCTGTTGTGTACTGGGTTTATGTTGTGTTGATGAGTTTCTAATGTCAACTCTTGAATAGACTTAACGTTGGTGAATTAGAGCTTCGTGTGTTACAtgtgtaataaatgtaattGATGCAGGAATATTTACTCATTACAGACGTGAATGTTGTTCTGAACAGTACGTGGCTTCAGTGTTTGCTATGGGAAGGTGCCTCCTGTCACACATAGTTAAGGAGCTGATACCAGACAGGAACgcacaaaaaaatgcattcactAAAACAAAGCTATGTGCTGTGAACTCTAGACCTAACATGCCAACGGATTACGCTCCCGGCGGGCGGCTTTAGTACAGGCAAGCGTGTACAGGCAATGTCAGCGCTCGACTCCTGTTGCGACACGGTACCTGCTCATATTTCTCCAGCTCAGTGTGGTAGATACTGCGAATCTGGCTCAACTTGCTTTTGTAGTCGGAGTGCTCGAGCGAGCTGTCGGGCGACATCCCTCCCGAGCTGGTGGCCGCGGacacggcggcggcggcgccgcCACCTTTCTCCGGTCCCGCGACGCCCTCCGCCAGCAGCATGTTGTCCAGCCGCACCAGCTGAGGGTCCTGGGGCTCCTCCTCCTGGGCGTTCCTCATCGAAAGGCCTGTCAAACGGAACAAATGTCTGCGTGTTTGGCCTTTTGTGGTTGAAACATCGGCCTGCTTTTTGTTCAGATTAGCCCGGCTGATTCACACAGTCGGCCAAACAAAGCAGTGACGAAACACTATTTCCGAGACGTTGTTCGttagatatgttttttttgtcttgctctGTGCATCGCCTTCATGAAATGTCTGCAGATCATCATCGCTTGTAAAAGCACTTTTTCTAGCCCGCAGGGCAAATTTACTGGACTAATACGCTCGTGGAACGGAGAAATCAAATCTAGCAGCAAAGCTCATCATCCTTTCGTCAATGTTGTGTGGAAAATCAATGAGTGTTAATCATCGTGCTGTAAAAGTACATATAAAAGCACAGTGAACACGAGGAAGAGGTCAAACAGGCTGAATTGGCAGCTtccaaactgaattaaataccaaaaaattaaaattaggtttaagaaaaaaaacgtaaaaaccAGGCCGTGTCTAATATGATAATATGAGGGTAACTGTTGCAGGGTTTGGAGAAAGCACCTTCTCTTCTAGTGCTGCTCTAATCTGTGACTTTTAATTGTGCTTTCTCTTGTTGTGTAATCAGCAAACTGCAGCAAGATGACCTAGATTATAAGTTTGTTTGCACAGCTGTTGTCATTTTCCCATCATAGCTGCCTGATTAAGTTGCTTCTGACTGCAAATAAGtacaatgattaaaaataaatacatttttttttatgtttttttgtgataaacacacattcatttttagtATAAACTATTATAAATTCCAGTATTTATAGTTAAAGGCTGTTCTGTGCAACCTTATGCTCAGCTGGTCCCTATAATTTACTTTAATAATGAGGTGAACATCCtggaatattaatttaaaaagtctAATCTAAATTATATTGGCTTCTGATGACACGGTGTCAACACGGTGTAATAACGCTGCGAGATGGATTCATCCAGACCTGACGGACTAAATAAACACTGACCACATTATTAaagacattattaaaaaaaaataatgataaaaataaaaacgtaccAGTTTTTTCCTTTATCTCGCACAAAACGCTGAACAGCGCCGGTTTCATTCGGTGACAATTGAGCGCATGTTTCctgtggagagaaaaaacaaagagcatgaCTGAAGAAGCGtgaccaaaaaaacacacagagtcagaaAGACAACATGCAAACcggccaaaaagaaaaacacaagaaagtgACCGTACAACGCTTTTATTATAAGGTGTCAAATCTTTGAAATGAAATCCGGGAACGtgtacagctcggagataaaaaaaaaaatacatatatataattaaatgttatcaaaacgaaataaagaaacagggacaatttgggtttcatttattttgacatattcattcacacttaaacatattttaattcctgcgcgaccggctaccgtaatagcGCGCAACATGCTCACTAGCGCTTCTTATCGGACTACCGTAATAGCTGTTGATGTgaagtctgcgcgcaacatttttttcctcattcataaaacgctaaaaccggggacattttcggggacagctttagttGGGGGGCAGGTTAACAAAAAtaggactgtccccagaaattgggggCGCCTGGTCACCCTACTACATTAACAGTTTGCGTTAGCTGCTATATTGTAGCAGTAGCTACTTAGCATCAGTTAGCCTGGCAGGCTAACAATGGCTACGTATTAAATCGATGCTAAAAGAAATGCGCGTTTCCaactaacaacaaaacaaccttAAGCGTTGgctaaaataatataatacgAATGTGCATTTTAGCGGGTAACTATAAAAGcgactttgttttctgttagcTCGCTGGCTAATTAGTTGGCTACTGGCTAAATAATCTAAACAATAGAAGTTCGGGAAACTTTGACACCGCGAGAGACTGGGGCAAcaacctcaaaaataaaaaataacacgaGTTGTCACTAACTTCGCCTGGGCCTCGTCCAAACTTTGGTCGGTGATGGTCATTATTTGCTGCAGTATGTCACCGATATCTCTGCGGGTTTCGTGTCCGTTCTCGGTGCCCTCGAGGCCCGACTCCCCCGCGTCGGACCGATGCTGGTGACCCGAGTTGAGGGCGTGCATCCCGGGGTGGCCGCTCACGCCGAGTCCCCGGCCGCTGGAGGGCCCGTTGCCCgtcagaggctgctgctgctgcaacatcTTCAGCGACGCACAGTGGCgacgactgctgctgctgcccaaCTGcgctcacagacacacacaggccgaTGCGAGGCATCGCGCCCGCTGCTGTGTCTGCAGGGTCCCCTAGCGATTGAACACAGGAAAAGGTACAAAGCTACAAAGCGTGCAAACGCCGTGCAGACAGACATGTGTGTCAGACAATGCTTTTCCGTGGGACCGGTTAAATGACACCGCTTGGTTAGTTGTGGGTTAATCACAGCgacaaaacatctgcagcacGCCCTGCACAACCAGACAAAGAGCGTGCGTTGCTGTGTCTGTCActaacaaacaaatgaatatggAGGTTGTTTTCAGTGTACACCCGCAAACCTGTTTACAGGCAATCAAACTAAAGaagctgtgttttttattttttatttctcctttttacATCTGCTCTGAAATCCACTGATTCACTGAGAAAATGCTATTTATTGAGGGTAATGTTTTAACTAAACATGTCTTTTATCATATATTAactgtgttattttattcttagggctgctcacacacacacacacacacactgagagagagaggagactgGAGTTCGAATTTAATTTTCACGTCTAAGTATGCAAATTACAATAAAGAACACCTTCAACTAAAAGTGATAATCTCACTTGGACGGCTTCTCTCACTTGTCTCACTCAACTTCTCGTTTTAGCTACAAGTCAACAGGATGTGTGCCAAAACCACAGTGTCAGAAGAGCTGCGCGCCTGTTTCAACATGTTGCAGTTTGGTCTGACATAATCAAATGAGGAGCagttaaagcagcagcagcaacagcagcagcagctcctctgacAGCTTTAAGTTTAGTGGATTTATAAAGCCTTTGCCTCCACTAACCAACTGCTCACGAAGGGTTCATTCTGCCGTTGACAGGCATATCTCATGATAGCCTGACTTGTCAGATGTGGGCCAAATAAATAGGGGTGGGCTGTGgtaagaggaacaggaagagaggagacgagagagagaaggtAGCAATGCAGACAGAAAGGGCGAGAGCTCGTCACGTCGGCATGTGAAATCCTtcacagcagatttttttttttctccttctctctcttcacaaAGATATTGACGAGCCGAGTGATGACCTGAAAATGTTGCACTCAGCCTGTGGTGACTTCAAGAGATGATGTTttgaggagataaaaaaaagtccaaaagaGAAAGGTAAGGAGAAGATTACTGAATTTACATTTACTGTGTGGGTgggaaacaaagaca contains:
- the pbx2 gene encoding pre-B-cell leukemia transcription factor 2, with product MLQQQQPLTGNGPSSGRGLGVSGHPGMHALNSGHQHRSDAGESGLEGTENGHETRRDIGDILQQIMTITDQSLDEAQAKKHALNCHRMKPALFSVLCEIKEKTGLSMRNAQEEEPQDPQLVRLDNMLLAEGVAGPEKGGGAAAAVSAATSSGGMSPDSSLEHSDYKSKLSQIRSIYHTELEKYEQACTEFTTHVMNLLREQSRTRPVTPREIERMVGIIHRKFSSIQTQLKQSTCEAVMILRSRFLDARRKRRNFSKQATEVLNEYFYSHLSNPYPSEEAKEELAKSCGITVSQVSNWFGNKRIRYKKNIGKFQEEANLYAMKTALGGRQGDDSPHTPNSTGSGSFSLSGSADLFLGVPPVNGEQSAYPMGVQANGNWQGRNSPPSGASPHSDHSDNSD
- the LOC125016610 gene encoding uncharacterized protein LOC125016610 — translated: MKLLQESSDATNDRKFIKSQVEKRRRERMNRSLESLRTMLLQEPQQGGSQHRVEKAEILEHAVLFLQNTAKGDETRAGGGGQKQSFQEGFSSCLQKATQFLGPEGKGVWLGLALDASFSARFARSDSDSAGVRSRTPSSLPHTQSILRMLKQKSEHRLHTRAVGVSGSAHPYRRPVQQSSSRAPQQPHRQSQLEIRAERRATKRSSSQSCPVSQTLWRPWP